Within Flagellimonas maritima, the genomic segment TGTCCCAAGAAAATAAAGGAACCAATAGGTTTGTTGGGGTCTTTGAGCCCAGCTCTATTGCGCTGAATTGCTTTTGCAACTTTGGACACAGCATTGTCCTGTCCTATGACAAATCCTTTGATCAACTCGGGTAACTCCGCCAATTTGTTGCTTTCGGTCTGTGCTATCCTATTTACGGGTATGCCGCTCATCATTGAAACTACATCGGCTACATTATCCTCGGAAACAGTTTCCCTGTGCAGTTTACTTTCTTCTTCCCAGTGTTCTTGGGCAGAAGCCAGTTCTTTTTCTAGACGTTTTTCATCATCACGAAGTTTTGCAGCTTCTTCATATTTTTGTTTTTTGACAACACTGTTCTTGAGTTCGCGAACATCATCTAACTGGTTTTCAAGCTCCAATATTTGTTTTGGCACATCCATATTTATGATATGTACTCTTGAACCTGCCTCGTCAAGTGCATCAATGGCTTTGTCCGGCAAAAAACGATCGGTCATATAACGATTCGTTAATTTTACACAGGCCAAAATAGCTTCATCCGTATAATTTACGTTATGGTGATCTTCATATTTACCTTTGATGTTCATTAAGATTTCAATGGTCTCCTCAACGGTGGTAGGTTCTACCATTACCTTTTGAAAACGACGTTCCAAAGCACCATCTTTTTCGATGTACTGGCGGTATTCATCGAGAGTGGTAGCACCAATACATTGAATTTCACCTCTTGCAAGTGCCGGTTTGAACATATTTGATGCATCCAAACTTCCAGTGGCACCACCTGCACCCACAATGGTATGTATCTCATCAATGAACAAAATGATATCGTCATTTTTCTCCAGTTCGTTCATTACCGCTTTCATTCGTTCCTCAAATTGCCCACGGTATTTTGTACCTGCGACCAATGATGCAAGATCCAACGTAACGACTCTTTTATTATAAAGAATTCTGGAGACCTTTTTATTTATGATTCTAAGGGCTAAGCCTTCGGCAATGGCACTTTTGCCCACACCGGGTTCGCCAATCAATAATGGGTTGTTTTTCTTTCTTCTACTTAAAATTTGAGAAACTCTTTCTATTTCTTTTTCCCGTCCAACAACAGGGTCCAATTTATTTTCCTCAGCTAATTTGGTCAAGTCGCGCCCAAAATTATCCAGAACAGGAGTTTTGGATTTTTTTGTTCCTTTTTGTGAAGATCCAGAACCAAAAGAGCCTTCTTTTGAATCTCCTAAATCCTCGGGGTCACTTGAAAATGATTCGGCTTGTGGCGAATCCAAATAATCATCATCACTTGTAATCATGGATTTAAACTGCTCTTTAACATTATCATAGTCAACCTTAAGCTTGTGTAAAAGCTTTGTTGTGGGATCGTTCTCGTTTCTAAGGATACATAGCAAAAGGTGCGCAGTATTTATTGAGGAACTTTGAAAAAGTTTAGCTTCAAGAAAAGTTGTCTTAAGAGCTCGTTCTGCTTGTCTTGTTAAGTGCAGATTTTTTTTATCTTTTTGTATTGTTCCCGTATTTGGATTGGCAGGACTTAAGATTTCAACCTTTCTTCTAAGGTGGTCTAAATCAACATCCAATGCATCAAGAATATTTATTGCCTTGCCATTACCATCCCTTAACAGCCCCAACATTAAATGTTCGGTTCCTATAAAATCATGTCCCAATCTAAGGGCCTCCTCTTTGCTATACGCTATTACGTCTTTTACTCTAGGGGAAAAATTATCATCCATACGTTTCCTTTTCAGCAATTAAAATTAATAAAAGTATTGTTACCGTAGTCAAATACTATACCCATATTCGATAAACTAGTATTAATTGTCGAAATAAAGAGCACTTTCATCGCTGTTTAACAAAGCTTTATTATTATTTTGAGATCGAGAGTAATACTGTTGATAATTTTTTTAATAAAGTAAGTTACAAGTGTTTTGAAAGGTGTGATTTTGCGTATATTGCCATGATATTTTAACCACAAAAGCAACAAGATTTTAGCATGGCGGAAGGCGAAAAGTTAATTCCTATCAACATTGAAGATGAGATGAAATCTGCCTACATTGATTATTCAATGTCGGTCATTGTGTCACGTGCCCTGCCAGATGTGCGGGACGGACTTAAACCAGTTCACCGAAGAGTGTTATTTGGAATGCACGAATTGGGTGTTAGATCATCTAGTTCACATAAAAAATCTGCACGTATTGTTGGTGAGGTTTTGGGTAAATACCACCCTCACGGCGATACATCTGTTTATGACAGTATGGTGCGTATGGCCCAAGAATGGAGTTTAAGGTACATGCTTGTAGATGGCCAAGGTAACTTTGGCTCTGTGGATGGCGATAGTCCTGCAGCAATGCGTTACACGGAGGCACGTATGCGTAAAATCGCTGATGAGATGTTGGCGGATATTGATAAGGACACGGTTGATCACCAGCTAAATTTTGACGATTCGCTCAAAGAACCTACGGTACTGCCTGCCCGTGTACCAAATTTATTGGTCAATGGAGCATCCGGTATTGCAGTGGGTATGGCAACCAATATGCCACCTCATAACTTATCAGAAGTAGTGGATGGAACTATTGCCTATATTGAGAATAGTGACATTGAAATAGATGAATTGATCACCCATATAAAAGCCCCTGATTTTCCAACAGGTGGTATTATTTATGGATATGATGGTGTTAAAGAAGCCTTTCATACAGGTAGGGGTAGGGTAATGATGCGGGCCAAGGCCACTTTTGAAGAAGTTCAAGGCAGAGAGTGCATTATCGTTACCGAAATACCATATCAGGTCAATAAAGCTGATATGATAAAAAAGACGGCCGACCTAGTCAATGATAAAAAAATAGAAGGAATTTCCACTATACGTGATGAATCCGATAGAAAGGGAATGCGAATCGTTTACATTTTAAAGCGTGACGCAATTCCAAATATTGTTCTTAATACGCTTTATAAATATACAGCACTTCAATCTTCTTTTAGTGTAAATAATATTGCTCTAGTTAAAGGAAGACCACAACTGCTCAACCTGAAGGAGATTATCCACCATTTTGTAGAGCATAGGCACGAGGTTGTTGTGCGTAGGACCAAATATGACCTTAGAAAAGCAGAAGATCGCGCACATATTTTAGAAGGTCTCATTATTGCTTCTGACAATATTGATGAGGTAATAGCGATAATCAGGGCTTCCTCTAATGTGGAAGAGGCCAGAAATAGCCTGATGGAGCGTTTTAAACTTACAGAGGTCCAAGCAAAGGCCATTGTTGAAATGCGATTGCGACAACTTACCGGTTTAGAACAAGATAAGCTTCGAGAAGAATATGATGAGTTGTTGAAAACCATAGAGGATTTAAAAGATATCCTTGCTAGAAAAGACCGTAGAATGCAAATCATAACTGATGAGCTTTTGGAGGTCAAGGAAAAATATGGTGATGAACGCAGATCGGAAATAAATTTCGCAGGTGGCGATTTGAGCATCGAGGACATGATTCCTGATGAGCAAGTTGTTATCACAATTTCCCATGCCGGTTATATTAAAAGAACTCCTCTTACCGAATACAAAACCCAAAATAGGGGAGGGGTCGGCCAAAAAGCCTCTTCAACACGAAATGAGGATTTCTTAGAGCATTTGTTTGTGGGAACCAATCACCAATATATGTTGTTCTTCACGCAGAAAGGAAAATGCTTCTGGATGCGGGTATATGAAATTCCAGAAGGCAGTAGAACTTCTAAAGGAAGGGCCATTCAGAATTTGGTCAATATAGAGCAAGATGATAAGGTCAAGGCTTTTATCTGTACCCAAGACTTGAAAGATGAAGATTACGTGAACAGTCATTATGTAATCATGGCAACAAAGAAAGGAAACGTAAAGAAAACATCTTTGGAGCAGTATTCGAGACCACGCCAAAATGGGATCAATGCCATAACCATTAAAGATGAAGACGAATTGCTCGAAGCTAAGTTGACAACGGGAACCAGCCAAATCTTGCTGGGCTTAAAATCTGGTAAAGCAATACGTTTTGAGGAGAGCAAAACCAGGCCCATGGGAAGAAATGCCTCTGGAGTTAGGGGTATTAGACTGGCCAATGATAAAGACGAAGTCATAGGAATGGTATCTGTCCATAATTTTGAGGACGATATCCTTGTGGTCTCTGAAAATGGATACGGAAAGCGTTCCACTATTGATGATTACAGGGTCACCAACAGAGGTGGAAAAGGTGTAAAAACTATTTCCATTACTGATAAAACAGGTGGTTTGGTGGCTATAAAAAATGTATCGGATACAGATGATTTGATGATTATAAACAAGTCTGGAATCGCGATTCGTACAAGTGTCGAAGATCTTCGTGTAATGGGAAGAGCTACACAAGGTGTCAGGCTTATCAATCTTAAGGACAGTGATTCTATTGCTGCCGTAGCAAAAGTTATGAAGGATGAAGATGCAGTTGAAGAAACAGATATTCTTGATTTAGAGGTTAATGGTGAAGATGGCACGGCAATTGATAATGATACCAACGAAACAAAAGAATAAATCAATAAACACTAATAATTATAATCAATTTCAAAATGAAGACTAAAGTTTTTATACTACTACTCACCCTAGGAGTTTCCATGATTGGATTCTCCCAAAAGAATGAAATAAAAGCAGCGGAAAAGGCATTAAAAAATGGTGATTCCGCGAGTGCTAAAACTGCACTTGAGGGAGCTGCGTCGCTAATTGATGCGGCTGATGAAAAAACACAGGCACAATATTATGCCGTAAGGGGTAATATTTATGCAGACCTTGCTAAAAAAGGAGATGCCACTGCATTTCAACCAGCAATTGACTCCTATAAGAAAGTAATCTCTATTGAAGAAGCAAGTGGAAAGGAAAAATATACCACTGTTGCTGCACAAAGTTTATCCCAAATGACCGCGGATTTGGTGAATGCAGCTGTAGAGGATAATAACAACAAGAAATTTGAAGAGGCAGCAGAAAAATTATATTTGGG encodes:
- the gyrA gene encoding DNA gyrase subunit A; protein product: MAEGEKLIPINIEDEMKSAYIDYSMSVIVSRALPDVRDGLKPVHRRVLFGMHELGVRSSSSHKKSARIVGEVLGKYHPHGDTSVYDSMVRMAQEWSLRYMLVDGQGNFGSVDGDSPAAMRYTEARMRKIADEMLADIDKDTVDHQLNFDDSLKEPTVLPARVPNLLVNGASGIAVGMATNMPPHNLSEVVDGTIAYIENSDIEIDELITHIKAPDFPTGGIIYGYDGVKEAFHTGRGRVMMRAKATFEEVQGRECIIVTEIPYQVNKADMIKKTADLVNDKKIEGISTIRDESDRKGMRIVYILKRDAIPNIVLNTLYKYTALQSSFSVNNIALVKGRPQLLNLKEIIHHFVEHRHEVVVRRTKYDLRKAEDRAHILEGLIIASDNIDEVIAIIRASSNVEEARNSLMERFKLTEVQAKAIVEMRLRQLTGLEQDKLREEYDELLKTIEDLKDILARKDRRMQIITDELLEVKEKYGDERRSEINFAGGDLSIEDMIPDEQVVITISHAGYIKRTPLTEYKTQNRGGVGQKASSTRNEDFLEHLFVGTNHQYMLFFTQKGKCFWMRVYEIPEGSRTSKGRAIQNLVNIEQDDKVKAFICTQDLKDEDYVNSHYVIMATKKGNVKKTSLEQYSRPRQNGINAITIKDEDELLEAKLTTGTSQILLGLKSGKAIRFEESKTRPMGRNASGVRGIRLANDKDEVIGMVSVHNFEDDILVVSENGYGKRSTIDDYRVTNRGGKGVKTISITDKTGGLVAIKNVSDTDDLMIINKSGIAIRTSVEDLRVMGRATQGVRLINLKDSDSIAAVAKVMKDEDAVEETDILDLEVNGEDGTAIDNDTNETKE
- a CDS encoding ATP-dependent Clp protease ATP-binding subunit; protein product: MDDNFSPRVKDVIAYSKEEALRLGHDFIGTEHLMLGLLRDGNGKAINILDALDVDLDHLRRKVEILSPANPNTGTIQKDKKNLHLTRQAERALKTTFLEAKLFQSSSINTAHLLLCILRNENDPTTKLLHKLKVDYDNVKEQFKSMITSDDDYLDSPQAESFSSDPEDLGDSKEGSFGSGSSQKGTKKSKTPVLDNFGRDLTKLAEENKLDPVVGREKEIERVSQILSRRKKNNPLLIGEPGVGKSAIAEGLALRIINKKVSRILYNKRVVTLDLASLVAGTKYRGQFEERMKAVMNELEKNDDIILFIDEIHTIVGAGGATGSLDASNMFKPALARGEIQCIGATTLDEYRQYIEKDGALERRFQKVMVEPTTVEETIEILMNIKGKYEDHHNVNYTDEAILACVKLTNRYMTDRFLPDKAIDALDEAGSRVHIINMDVPKQILELENQLDDVRELKNSVVKKQKYEEAAKLRDDEKRLEKELASAQEHWEEESKLHRETVSEDNVADVVSMMSGIPVNRIAQTESNKLAELPELIKGFVIGQDNAVSKVAKAIQRNRAGLKDPNKPIGSFIFLGQTGVGKTQLAKILAKELFDSEDALIRIDMSEYMEKFAISRLVGAPPGYVGYEEGGQLTEKVRRKPYSVILLDEVEKAHPDVFNMLLQVLDDGFLTDSLGRKIDFRNTIIIMTSNIGARQLKDFGQGVGFGTAAKKAQADTHQKSVIENALKKAFAPEFLNRIDDVIVFNSLEREDIHKIIDIELDKLFGRIKDIGYTLDLTKKAKDYIAEKGFDKQYGARPLKRAIQKYIEDALAEEIVNSKLEEGDSIFMDLDEKKEELTIKIKKPEKTPKAE